A part of Bufo bufo chromosome 7, aBufBuf1.1, whole genome shotgun sequence genomic DNA contains:
- the CDK5R2 gene encoding cyclin-dependent kinase 5 activator 2 — protein MGTVLSLSPAPGKAGPLDDKKPEPPGVGGGYLAIPNSKNGGSKPEKSLKRHSVLISALTWKRLVAASAKKKSAKKINPNPINGPLLPNNNNPVEQLNHENLRKSQVSPGRREPKPVPVPTVPTEGQKIQQQQLVAVQKQASGRSLCSPRRVIVQASTGELLRCLGEFVCRRCYKLKELSPGEPTMWFRNVDRSLLLQGWQDQGFITPANLVFVYLLCREAIGDELSTEYELQASFLTCLYLAYSYMGNEISYPLKPFLVETDKEVFWQRCLSIIDRMSAKMLQINSDPHFFTQVFQDLKNEGDTREPNGHWTINLDR, from the coding sequence ATGGGCACAGTCCTGTCCCTGTCACCTGCCCCTGGCAAAGCTGGACCATTGGATGATAAGAAGCCGGAGCCCCCTGGGGTAGGTGGTGGCTATCTGGCCATTCCTAATAGCAAAAATGGAGGCAGCAAACCTGAGAAGAGCCTAAAGAGACATTCGGTGCTCATCTCTGCGCTCACTTGGAAGAGGCTGGTGGCAGCTTCTGCCAAGAAGAAGAGCGCCAAAAAAATTAACCCCAACCCCATCAATGGCCCGCTGCTGCCCAACAACAACAACCCAGTGGAGCAACTCAATCATGAGAACCTGCGTAAATCTCAGGTCAGTCCCGGTCGGAGGGAACCCAAACCTGTCCCTGTCCCTACTGTGCCCACTGAAGGCCAGAAGATCCAGCAACAGCAGCTGGTAGCGGTGCAGAAGCAAGCAAGCGGTCGGTCCCTGTGCTCGCCGCGTCGGGTCATAGTCCAGGCGTCCACAGGGGAACTCCTCAGATGTCTCGGAGAATTTGTTTGTCGTCGGTGCTATAAACTGAAGGAGCTGAGCCCCGGAGAACCCACCATGTGGTTCCGTAACGTTGACCGCTCATTGCTCCTTCAAGGTTGGCAAGACCAAGGCTTCATCACCCCGGCCAACCTGGTGTTTGTCTACCTTCTCTGTAGAGAGGCCATTGGAGATGAACTGTCCACCGAGTACGAGCTGCAAGCCTCCTTCCTCACTTGCCTCTACTTGGCTTATTCCTACATGGGCAATGAGATTTCTTACCCCCTCAAGCCCTTCCTGGTGGAGACCGATAAAGAGGTCTTCTGGCAGCGCTGCCTGAGCATCATTGACCGTATGAGTGCCAAAATGCTGCAGATCAACTCTGACCCCCACTTTTTTACACAGGTCTTCCAGGATCTGAAGAACGAAGGAGACACCAGAGAACCCAACGGCCACTGGACTATAAATCTGGACCGTTAG